Genomic window (Nicotiana sylvestris chromosome 7, ASM39365v2, whole genome shotgun sequence):
atgcgcgcatgagcgctcagtattagatgtgcatcgatgacttgtgattccctgatctaGGGGAAagatgtgatctctatgtgtTTATATTGGGCCAGTCTAGAAGACTTGGGGCcgaatttttgcctatagcttgagccctaAGCTGTTGATTGCGTGAGCGCGTGATTCTGGATCTATATGTTCTGTGGTATCCCTATTAAGGGAAGTAATGACTGAATAGCTACGTGATGAAGGTGaagtgactgcgagatgtgttcatatgaatcgAATGAGGCGAGTAGGGTCTGCTTTGGGGCAGCAAGAAATATTAGGTTCTTGATTTTCATctcgatttgaggtatagccctgagttatgggCATGTGAAGAATCtcttcatgtctcctagttgggattaaagtaaatttcatgttgtggtatgagttcagactcaggaagactaagtgactgcgtaatgtttatgacggtggaagatatacagaaatgttagttggaggcagagcaggtgggttatctcctgcagagtgttctgaggttgtgcaatccttatgttgtttgttaGGAGATCTCATATACAAGtgtaatatatgtgttgcaatttaaatttgggccGCTTAAAAGAGTGGGGTTCAACTGTTACTAGAGTGAATGCAAAATTTGCATAAGATTTAAAGTACCAGGTAGTCTGTGTTTCATGAGTGTATGAATGGTTGAGTTTAagctcactatggtattatggcagcaatagagtatatgcgttatgagtttttgagtgtgttttgatctatggcttcgagccaagtgggggagtctgctattgattagttgattgcacagttatgtgttatgttggttccagtttgaggcatactgGTGAATCATTTATGGCCTATGGATATTGAGaccaaggatggctcgagtaaaggaaattttttgacaaaggttgtagtatgcttcataggtgtgtgagaatcatagaatgtcttgagttgttgttggtaaaggatgctcggtgcatagagcaggaagttgcttggttgtattgggatgaggttgcATTCTGTAGGGTCtgaagtgctaatgaggcacatgtTGTTCGGTTCTTTTGATcgggctaattgcagtttgagtagagtggacgactctcgagaatggttctaatatgTTATATTGTATGGATCCACCAAATTGTAGAGTACAtggtcctctacaagattctgctgagagcacttagtaaagcagtaagtaaatgaggcaaaagatttttacgtggataaatcccacacaaggggatcaaaaaccacgacctaccttgtaggcttttaacttcactaacttgtaatcttacctattacaagccactttacaatacttcCTATTGCAAAGagtttactcaactaacttgtggtacctttatcacaagccactttgtgactatcctagttacaaaaactttttctaacttgtgatgctatcaccacaagccactttgtaattctACGATTACAAAGATttttccttatgactaaatctagtcacaacataaactcaacgagtttacggatttacaagaggattcctaatcagtatgcttctagataagcaatttaggagatatagtaagtacaataacaaggatacaactcaactaggacatcAAACAtcaatcttttaggaactggACTGTAGTGGCGTTCAACCCTGTTCTTCAAGTTTGAGAAGAtgatttttctgtttttgcaaGAGGCTTGAATAAGAAACAGAAACCTTCCAGTAATGTTTTTGTATAAAGCACATTTGGTACATCTTGATCACttgacttgaaatgatgtgagtacaTTGTTTGGTTAGAAAGTGAGTACATTGTTTGGTTAGAAAGTGAGTGGGCTGATAGTGTGTGCAGTGCGGCAAAAACAGTGTCGTCGGTCACTTCATTTACAGCTGTTTCCAAATGACTTTATACTGCTATGAGGAAACCACAAAAGCATCAGGTCCTTTTTTGGTTCCTagttcctgaagctgtagcaATTCATCATTAGCTGAAATCTATTAACGATTGCAGtaatccaagtaggtcaggttccctatctggttcttagccataagtttgttagatcatcaaaacatcatGCAAGAGAATTTAAgatctatcaatttccccctttttgatgatgacaaacttcaACAATTATAAATCGGAATTGGGGCAGTAGAAACCAAATAACCAGTTTCAAAGAGTTTCCCCTGAGACTATGCCTTGCCTTAAAGAATAATAGAGCATAAGAACCAGTTCCCCAATGTGTTTCTCCCTGAGTCCTGTATTAGTCTCCTCTAAGAACCAGTTCCTCAATGTGtaatttcccccttttggcatcattaaaaaagaacaacaacacaaagaagtccagctaagctaactcatgccacatatgtgcacacaatcatgaGAAAGAATAGAACACAGAGCGGCAGTACGAGACATAAGAAAAAGGATTCATATTAATAATTTTTAATATGACTCGTCCTTTGAAAAAAGGAAGAGGCTACATTGGACTTGTTCACaagagtagtagtagtagtacatcccaactataaaaaaagcaaaaaaaaaacatCCAACAACAATCAATAGAgagacaaagaagaagaaacataTCCAGAaaactagtcactgaaggggtttttagggggcactaggaggaAAAGGTTTGGAAGCTACAATAAGTGTCTGGAGAACAAGGTCTATTCGGGTGTTTCCCAACTTTTGCTAGTTGAGCAGTTCAGCTTTTAGGTTCTCGACTTGCGCCTTGAGATCAGCATTTTCTTGGGTCAAACGGATCATCTCATCATTTGACATGGGAACCGCTTGGGCTTGttgaccttccaggatagcattcctggcCTTCAATCAACGTATTTCCTCAGCTGCACTGTTCTGGGCATTGATGAGCTGAGACACAGTTGAAGTACTTCCTACACCCCATACTTCTTAATACACTCGCACTCTTCCAAGGTTGTTTGAGAGAATGTCTACTTACGGGTCCCCACTTTACCTGTTCCCAGTGGAACCTCAAAGAATTTGAACACCTGAGTGAGCAAGAATCCATAGGGAAGCCCGTGATTACCATCCTTTAAATTGGCCACCTTCTACATGTGTTCAATCATTATGGTAGGCAGACTCATAGGGTTGAAACCGTCTAGTTGCTCCATTAGGTATAGATCAGATTTTGAAGTTACATACCTCCTTTCTGCTCGAGGCAACAGGACTTTGTTAACCAGCTCAAACAACAGTTGGTAGACAGGAAGTAGTgctttcttatggatctggtcccctTTCTGATTAGAATTATCTTTCACCACTACATTTCTGAAGTTGTACTGACAGACATCTCATACACTCGACACCCCAACTGTAGGAACTTGCAAAATTTCTCCAAGAAATTTCACGTCAAAGACAATGTCCACCTCATTGACAAACGCACAAACATGGTTAGTAGTGACTGGAAAAAGACTAGCGAAGAAACTCTGTACCTCCTCCTCATACACTTTAGGGGCATCAATGTAGAATATATGCATCCATTGTTGTAACTCCACCATTTTCAGAATTTGGCACATTCCGGCCATCTTCGAGATTGTTGGGTCAAACGTACAACCTAGCAGAACCTTTTGATGGCTTAGGTGCTCAGAGCCAAGGCAGACCTCACTTCTTACTTTCTTTCTAGAACTAGGTTCTTCAACTATTTCAAACTTGCGTTTCCTATGCTTTTCTCCACTGACTTTGCCTTTCCCCTTGGACTTGACAAGAATATCCTCATCACTCACTGCCTTCTTCAACTTGAACTTAGAAGTAGACCTTTTCTCCATAGAAACAGACTCAACCTTTTTCGAGGACCGCCTTACAAGGGAACCTGGCTCCTCAAGAGTTCCTTCTTCCACCTCCACTACAAGAATAACTTTATCACTTACAAGTACACTATCATTCAccaactttcttcttttcttcttactatttttctttctcttttggaGTGTAAAGTTGTAGGCCATTTTGACTTGAAGCCTGGTAGTAGGCCTCTTAATTTCAGACTCAAGAGTGGAGACAACCCTTCGCTTACTTATGAATGCAACAAGGGACATGTTGTCTAGGTCTTCTTCATCACTAGATCACATTTATGGTGATTAAATTCCTAGGGGAACAACATCGAATGCAGGAACAACACTATCCTGGGGATGAGAGTCCTGACCTGGGTCCTCCGGAGAGGGATTAGGTTCCTCATGTGATGCCCCAGTAGTGTATACTACTGCATCCCCTTCAACAACCATAATCGCCCCTTCTACCCACACGTTTTGTGACTCATGTTTCTGGGAAATAACTTCATGCAATACCTCATCAGCGGATACCACAAACACAGTCTTTTCTTCTTCAACTAGTGCTTCCACAACCTAGAGTTGACGACAACAATGGCGAAGCCTTTTGTGAACTCAGtattttgaccttgttctccacttagGGTTTGACTGGTGTGGGAAACAGACGACGGAGAGAACAAAATAATAATTTCAAGGGTTTCTGAGTTGGGAAAAGGTTGGGAAACTAGGGAAGATATGACTGTAGCGGTAGGAGTGATAGAGGGTGACAAAGACTTAGTGAAGGCGAGAGGTTCCATAGATGGGTCAGAGATGGTTACAGTTGAGGCAGAGAGATCGGAAGTTTTCTCAGCCATTGAAAGAGATGGTGTGATGATCCTTTCCTTTTTGATGAATCTAGAATAGGGCCTATGGTTAAGAAGGATATAAGAGAGGGGTTTTTAAATggagaggataattatgaaggGAGAAGAATAGGCATCGGTTCTGAAACGACAGTTGGGCGTGGAGAATTGTgatgtttcagagggagatggaacaTTTTGAATTGAAGGCACGTGATAGCCAGATCTGAAAAGTTGATGACATGGCAGTTGTATTTTGTACcttttaagatgtgtattaaatGATGCACAAAACTACTAACCTTTAGTACAAGAACCTGGTTCTCGAAAAAACATTTTCTTCAAGCcctttttgaaaagaattaatcCTCTTTTATTAGTCATGTACTGCATCTACTGCTTCTATGCGTATCATGCATGTctacctgcaacggtattgaagtgagttaaaCAAGGCCAAAAAACACTTTGAACTAATTATTTCTTAAGAATACAAGCCAGCTAAAGAGGAATCAAGTTCTTAATTTGGCTTCAACAGTCCCagctttactctgtttctttcaaactATTCCCTACTCAATGCCTTGGTGaaaatgtctgcaatttgatcttttgtgctgcagaacttcatgcatatcaaccctttctccacattatCTCTCAGAATATGATGCCTCACATAAATATATTTGGTCCTTTTATATTGAACTGGATTCTTTGCCATATTGAGTGTACAGGTGTTGTCACATAGTAGAGGCACACTCTCAGTAGGAACTCCAAAATCCTCCAGTTGATGCTTGATCCACAGAAGCTGAGCACAGCTGGATGCTGCAgctacatattcagcttcagctgttgaaagagccactgaattttgTTTCCTTGTCCCCCAAGAGATAAGATATGATCTTAAGAAGTGAGCCATCCCAGAAGTGCTTTTTCTAttcacaagataacctgcatagtctgtgtcagcatacccaatcagattaaaactgtcacctgatGGATAATATAGCACCAGGTCCTATGTGCCTTTGAGATATCTTAATATTCTTTTGGTAGCCTTCAAGTGAAATTCCTTggtatttgattgaaacctcgCACATAGCTCCACACTGAAGACAATATTAGGTCGACTGGCAGTGAGATAGAGGAGAGACCCAATGATGCCTCTATACATtgtttgattcacaggagatccAATTTCATCCATGTCTAGtcgagtggcagttgcaatgggagtgtccatcacttttgatgcttccatgtcaaacctctttaagagttccctgatgtatttttgttgACAAATGGAAGTACCCTTTGGGGAttgttttacttgaagacccaggAAGAAGTTTAATTCCCCTATCATGCTTATTTCAAATTCGCTTCCCATAAGTTTTATGAATTCTTCACACAGAGAGTCAGttgttgctccaaaaatgatatcatcaacataaacctgaacaatgagcaggttccttccttgTTTCTTTAAAAAAAGAGTGTTGTCAATCTTCCCTCTCTTAAACCCATTTTCTCAGAGAAATTTTGACAATCTTTCATACCATGCTCGAGGAGCCTACTTTAACCCAATATGTTGTCCAATttgaacacatattcagggtgctcatgacattcaaacctagggggttgcttcacatagacttcttccttaagcaGTCCATTccaaaatgcacttttgacatccatttggaacaaaaTAAATTCCATATGAGAAGCAAAGGCAATCAGAATTCTGATGGCTTCCATGCGAGCCACTGGAGCAaatgtttcatcatagtcaatcccttcctcctgattgtagccttggaccactagtctggccttgttccttgtggtaattccatgttcatcgagcttgtttctgaatacccacctggttcctataatggttctatCTGGGGGTCTGGGTACCAGGTGCCACACATTATTTCTGTCAAATTGATGCAACTCGTCTTGCATGGTTGTAATCCAATCTGTATCTTTTAAGGCTTCCTTGATGTTCTTGGGTTCAATctgggagagaaaggctgagaaggcaagtgaatttctagcTCTTGACCTGGTTTGAACTCCGGAAACTAGAGGAGTGATTATGTTGTCTATAGGGTGAGAACTTTGATGTCTCCAGTTAGATGTCTGGGGTTCATTCTGAGAGGAGGAAGGTATGTTTGGCTAATTTTCTTCTATCATTCTCTCAAATGCAGTGGAATTCCCtaaactgcatcaaccactctttcttcggCTTTAGTGATTGTAATTGAAGTGCTTGGTTCTGTTGATGATGAGGCAGCGTTATCTTTATTTGGCTCCTTCACTTGACTCATCATGTCTGCCTTTCTgtttgtcatgttaatgacttcactAAGAAcaagtaagggttctccatcttgatcttcctcagcactcttctcaaatgatggatgagattcatcaaaaataacatggacgctttcttcaacacattgagtccacttgttatatatcttgtaagccttgctttgagaagagtagccaAGAAATATCCCTTCGTCACTTTTGGCATCGAACTTACCAAACTGAtcatttccattgttgagaacatagcatttgcatctgtgagcacgtgatttttgcttcacgaaaactactccaaaagaaatcgaaaaataaaacaaatgtcatTTGGGTAAAAGTTTAAGAATTTCGCGTGACATTTTTCATAATTATTTTGTCTGTGagtgtttattttgtttaattaattaaaaaatacacgTTGCATGTGtacttaggatttttatttttacaattaggaattaattaaccatagtttggatttaaaataaagaaaatcacaaaaaatacatattttttgtatttttggcatttaatgtccaagtgcccgattttgtttgtaattaatattttatttttgtgcgatatttattgttaaaggtcaattagtattttctaagttaattttgtttttttttacaatttattttaggaattttggtatttaggaattaaaaggaaaatgaaagaaaaaaaaagaaa
Coding sequences:
- the LOC138873579 gene encoding uncharacterized mitochondrial protein AtMg00820-like, which codes for MQDELHQFDRNNVWHLVPRPPDRTIIGTRWVFRNKLDEHGITTRNKARLVVQGYNQEEGIDYDETFAPVARMEAIRILIAFASHMEFILFQMDVKSAFWNGLLKEEVYVKQPPRFECHEHPEYVFKLDNILG